The Aminivibrio sp. genomic interval GCGGAGATCCACTCTTCTGTTTCGGGCTTTATTTCCTCTCCCTCAAGGCGGAAGAAAGACGTTTTGAGAAGGCAGGGCACCCGGACGAAACAGCGCCGCTGGACCCTCTCCGCATCGGAGACGGGAACAACCCAGAGCAGGGGAACACCGTCCTGGAGCCCTCCCCTGGCGACGGAAACGGTGGCCTGGTACAGGGCTCCTTCCGTCTCTATCTTGAGCTTGAGCTCCACGTTCCGAAGAACGGGAAGGAGGGCTCCGCGGAGCAGGGGATGGGA includes:
- a CDS encoding flagellar brake protein, which gives rise to METMTPQAFLAFLNGRIGSKVILFNEAGLYKGTYPSRVEDVKGDLVGLSHPLLRGALLPVLRNVELKLKIETEGALYQATVSVARGGLQDGVPLLWVVPVSDAERVQRRCFVRVPCLLKTSFFRLEGEEIKPETEEWISA